A single window of Papaver somniferum cultivar HN1 unplaced genomic scaffold, ASM357369v1 unplaced-scaffold_139, whole genome shotgun sequence DNA harbors:
- the LOC113335157 gene encoding alcohol dehydrogenase-like 3, producing MGSLEGNNNGSFNPNETRGKVITCKAAVVWGPKQPFVIEDIQVHPPQKLEVRIKILYTSICHTDLSAWKGESEAQRIYPRILGHEAVGIVESVGEGVTDMQEGDKVVPIFNGECQECIYCKSEKTNLCEKFRVNPFKSVMHSDGKTRFTTRHGSQPIYHFLNTSTFSEYTVIDSACLVKIDSDAPLKMMTLLSCGVSTGVGAAWNTADVKEGSSLSIFGLGSVGLAVAEGARARGASRIIGVDTNPSKFIKGVSMGITDFINPMDSDKPVHEIIREMTGGKGVDYSFECAGNLGVLREAFLSTHDGWGLTVVLGIHPTPNMMPLHPMELFDGRKIVASVFGDFKGKSQLPKFADDCISGVVKLDGFITHELPFLKINEAFDLLVKGESLRCLLQL from the exons ATGGGTAGCTTAGAAGGAAACAACAATGGCTCCTTCAATCCAAATGAAACAAGAGGAAAGGTGATCACTTGCAAAG CTGCTGTTGTTTGGGGACCAAAACAACCATTTGTAATAGAAGATATACAAGTTCATCCTCCTCAAAAATTGGAAGTTCGTATTAAAATTCTCTATACATCTATCTGTCACACTGATCTAAGTGCTTGGAAAGGAGAG AGTGAAGCCCAACGAATCTACCCTCGCATACTCGGCCATGAAGCAGTTGG GATCGTTGAGAGTGTTGGAGAAGGAGTTACCGATATGCAGGAAGGAGATAAAGTAGTACCAATCTTTAATGGTGAATGTCAAGAATGTATTTACTGTAAATCAGAGAAGACTAATTTATGCGAGAAATTCCGAGTTAATCCATTCAAAAGCGTTATGCACAGTGACGGAAAAACAAGGTTCACGACTCGGCACGGGTCACAACCGATTTATCATTTTCTGAACACTTCAACATTTAGCGAGTACACTGTTATCGACTCGGCTTGCCTTGTTAAGATCGATTCAGATGCTCCACTTAAGATGATGACTTTACTCAGCTGTGGCGTTTCAACAG GGGTTGGAGCCGCATGGAACACAGCAGATGTGAAAGAAGGATCGTCTTTATCCATTTTTGGATTGGGTTCTGTTGGACTTGCG GTTGCCGAAGGTGCACGAGCTAGAGGAGCTTCTCGAATCATAGGTGTCGATACTAATCCGTCCAAGTTCATCAAAG GTGTGTCAATGGGTATAACCGACTTTATCAACCCTATGGACTCAGACAAACCTGTACATGAG ATAATTAGAGAAATGACTGGAGGGAAAGGAGTTGATTACAGCTTCGAGTGTGCAGGCAACCTTGGCGTTCTACGGGAAGCATTTCTATCCACCCATGAT GGGTGGGGACTAACAGTAGTTTTGGGAATTCACCCAACGCCAAACATGATGCCTCTCCATCCGATGGAATTGTTCGATGGTCGGAAAATCGTTGCATCTGTCTTTGGAGACTTTAAAGGGAAGTCCCAGTTGCCCAaatttgcagatgactgcattaGCGGG GTGGTGAAACTGGATGGATTTATAACTCATGAGCTTCCCTTCTTAAAGATCAATGAAGCATTTGACCTTCTCGTGAAGGGTGAATCTCTCAGATGCCTCCTCCAACTTTAA